The following proteins come from a genomic window of Xiphophorus couchianus chromosome 19, X_couchianus-1.0, whole genome shotgun sequence:
- the marcksb gene encoding myristoylated alanine-rich protein kinase C substrate b has translation MGAQISKTAGKDEAAVEKPAEGAAVASKANGQENGHAKTNGDASPAAEDANKADVQANGSTPTEEVPKEEGEKVEDAEAQGDKEASTTNGETSAKPEEGTPSTSEDGKQKKKRFSFKKPSFKLSGFSFKKTKKESEEATEEGAAAAAEPAEGEKSTEAPAEETKPAEGSGGEIKETAADEVKAEELKAEQAAEGEEKPAKVSPTEPEMAASPEAAAAAE, from the exons ATGGGAGCGCAAATCTCCAAAACCGCTGGAAAAGACGAAGCCGCGGTGGAAAAGCCGGCAGAAGGAGCAGCTGTTGCGTCGAAGGCGAACGGACAG GAGAACGGGCACGCCAAGACCAACGGAGATGCCTCTCCTGCTGCAGAGGATGCCAACAAAGCCGACGTGCAGGCCAATGGAAGCACTCCCACTGAAGAGGTGCCAAAAGAAGAAGGTGAGAAAGTAGAGGACGCCgaggcccaaggagacaagGAGGCATCCACCACAAACGGGGAGACCTCTGCCAAGCCAGAGGAAGGTACCCCGTCCACCAGCGAGGATGgcaagcagaagaaaaaacGGTTCTCCTTCAAGAAGCCCTCCTTCAAGCTCAGTGGCTTTTCCTTCAAAAAGACCAAGAAGGAGTCCGAAGAGGCAACCGAGGAGGGGGCGGCCGCTGCGGCAGAACCGGCCGAAGGTGAGAAATCCACCGAGGCCCCCGCAGAGGAGACCAAGCCGGCTGAGGGGAGCGGAGGGGAAATCAAGGAGACTGCAGCCGACGAGGTGAAGGCGGAGGAGCTGAAGGCAGAGCAAGCAGCCGAAGGAGAAGAGAAGCCGGCCAAAGTTTCTCCAACTGAGCCAGAGATGGCAGCCAGTCCGGAGGCCGCCGCTGCCGCCGAGTAA